The following coding sequences lie in one Armatimonadota bacterium genomic window:
- a CDS encoding Gfo/Idh/MocA family oxidoreductase produces MEAKKAHKLSRRDFLKSSSAMALTAGMGLSVSHAAAQEVRKVVSANEKIVLGCIGLGGRGMGVMNGFMRYEDVEIGAVCDVSEERRNAAVEKTEGKAKAFKDFREVLEQKDIDAVVITTPPHWHPLMSIYACQAGKDVYCEKPISRYPAEAIAMAKAARDNKRVTQVGTQIHSLDNFRRCVEIVQSGKLGKVMAVRVICTMNEYPGGIGKTPDSEPPPGLDWDAWLGPAPKVPYNEARFKFHRYFKDYVASWLSELGPHILDLAFWAMDPGQPLSAYATGGRFVADDISDIPDTVDAVWEFPGFTMSWINMCGNSYNFDFGGPPDGGRRLGVIFHGTDATLLGDYGSHKVVVEKQKMKEGEEFTPPPPTIPSSPGHDREFLDAIKTRQQPSCNFDYHLPIAIAIDIAHISMKVGRKVRWDAKKGEIIGDKEANELVTPVYRKPWVFPKV; encoded by the coding sequence ATGGAAGCAAAAAAGGCTCATAAATTGAGCAGGCGTGATTTTCTTAAGTCATCTTCGGCGATGGCACTAACAGCGGGCATGGGCTTGTCTGTTAGCCACGCTGCTGCACAGGAGGTAAGAAAAGTGGTTTCAGCAAACGAGAAAATCGTTCTTGGTTGTATTGGGCTTGGTGGTCGCGGAATGGGCGTCATGAACGGATTCATGAGATACGAAGACGTGGAAATTGGGGCAGTCTGCGACGTAAGCGAAGAACGACGGAATGCGGCTGTTGAAAAGACCGAAGGCAAGGCAAAGGCATTCAAAGATTTTCGCGAGGTGTTGGAGCAGAAGGACATCGATGCAGTGGTTATAACAACACCGCCTCATTGGCATCCTCTAATGTCTATTTATGCTTGCCAGGCTGGGAAGGATGTCTACTGCGAAAAACCAATTTCGCGCTATCCAGCCGAAGCAATTGCGATGGCAAAGGCAGCGCGGGATAATAAGCGCGTGACGCAAGTGGGGACACAAATTCACTCCTTGGACAACTTCCGCCGGTGTGTCGAAATTGTTCAATCAGGTAAGCTTGGGAAAGTAATGGCTGTTCGTGTGATTTGTACTATGAACGAGTATCCTGGGGGCATAGGTAAGACACCAGATTCCGAGCCGCCTCCAGGATTGGATTGGGATGCGTGGCTTGGGCCTGCGCCAAAAGTGCCATATAATGAAGCACGATTTAAGTTTCACAGGTATTTTAAAGATTATGTGGCAAGCTGGCTAAGTGAACTGGGTCCTCATATTCTTGACCTTGCTTTTTGGGCAATGGATCCAGGACAGCCCCTATCTGCATATGCTACCGGTGGAAGGTTTGTGGCTGACGACATTAGCGATATCCCCGACACAGTAGATGCAGTTTGGGAATTCCCTGGCTTCACTATGTCGTGGATAAACATGTGTGGAAATAGCTATAACTTCGACTTTGGCGGTCCACCTGATGGAGGGCGAAGACTGGGCGTAATTTTCCATGGGACTGATGCTACCTTGCTGGGTGATTATGGCAGCCATAAAGTGGTTGTTGAAAAGCAAAAGATGAAGGAGGGCGAAGAATTCACTCCTCCGCCTCCAACGATACCTTCGTCGCCAGGTCATGACAGGGAGTTCTTGGATGCAATTAAAACCCGGCAGCAACCATCATGCAATTTCGATTACCATTTGCCAATAGCTATTGCCATCGACATTGCGCATATTTCAATGAAAGTAGGGCGCAAGGTTCGTTGGGATGCAAAAAAGGGTGAAATAATTGGCGACAAGGAAGCCAACGAACTCGTAACGCCAGTCTATCGAAAGCCCTGGGTGTTTCCCAAAGTGTAA
- a CDS encoding sugar phosphate isomerase/epimerase family protein has protein sequence MKRREFLGRAAKIALAAGLSPSLISSETFAKEESSVSKSELKKALVFGMLPGSLSIEDRMKLARDCGFDGVEAPPLTDSKETEAMRLAAEKAGIEIHSVIYGGWGKPLSAADEKTQEEAVQAAKEGLRGAKEMGAACLLLVPAVVNEHTRYEDAYHRSQKNIRRIIPTAKDLNVTIAIENVWNNFLLSPMEFARYVDEFDSPFVRAYFDVGNVVAFGWPQDWIRTLGKRIYRVHVKDFKKDTREWKNLREGSVDWIEVRKALDEVGYKGYLTAELPGGDAAYLKDVAIRMDKIIAGE, from the coding sequence ATGAAAAGACGTGAGTTCTTGGGGCGGGCAGCTAAGATTGCATTGGCGGCTGGCTTGTCACCAAGCTTAATATCATCGGAAACATTTGCCAAGGAGGAAAGTTCAGTGTCAAAATCCGAGCTTAAAAAGGCGCTGGTTTTCGGCATGCTACCAGGCAGCCTGAGCATTGAAGATCGCATGAAGCTTGCGCGAGATTGTGGGTTTGACGGCGTCGAAGCGCCGCCTTTGACGGATTCAAAAGAGACCGAGGCTATGCGTTTGGCAGCAGAGAAAGCAGGCATAGAAATTCACTCGGTAATCTACGGCGGTTGGGGAAAGCCACTATCCGCTGCGGATGAGAAAACGCAGGAAGAAGCAGTCCAAGCTGCCAAAGAAGGGCTCAGAGGAGCGAAGGAAATGGGTGCGGCTTGCCTCCTGCTTGTTCCAGCAGTGGTCAACGAACATACACGATATGAGGACGCATATCACCGTTCTCAGAAAAATATTAGGCGCATCATCCCGACGGCAAAGGATTTGAATGTTACAATTGCGATTGAAAACGTATGGAATAACTTCCTGCTAAGCCCAATGGAATTCGCACGATATGTAGATGAGTTTGATAGTCCGTTTGTCCGAGCGTACTTCGATGTCGGGAACGTTGTGGCGTTTGGCTGGCCGCAGGACTGGATTCGCACGCTTGGAAAACGAATTTACAGGGTTCATGTAAAAGATTTTAAAAAGGATACTCGTGAATGGAAAAACCTGCGTGAAGGAAGCGTTGATTGGATTGAAGTCCGCAAGGCGCTCGACGAAGTAGGTTATAAAGGTTATTTGACAGCAGAGCTTCCGGGCGGGGATGCCGCATATCTAAAAGATGTTGCCATTCGCATGGACAAAATAATAGCCGGCGAATAG
- a CDS encoding DUF1080 domain-containing protein → MRRFYTPFVTLILLLCFIAVAHAGSKCTADPSGWKYLFDGKTLKGWKATGDPKGWAVENGTIVNLAKGGGYLASEKTYGNFQLELEFKLEKGVNSGVFFRWANLSDPVQTGIEIQLLDSYGVQNPGKHDCGAIYDCLEPKKNACKPAGEWNKLLLTCKNNMILVDLNGERIIVMNLDRWTTSHKNPDGTKNKFNTAYKDMPRSGHIGFQDHGGKIWFRNIRIREL, encoded by the coding sequence TTGAGACGTTTTTACACACCATTTGTTACACTTATTCTGCTTTTGTGCTTCATAGCAGTTGCCCATGCCGGGTCAAAATGCACCGCCGACCCATCGGGATGGAAGTATTTATTCGATGGTAAAACATTGAAAGGATGGAAAGCAACTGGCGATCCAAAAGGTTGGGCAGTGGAGAATGGCACAATTGTTAACCTTGCAAAAGGTGGCGGCTATCTCGCTTCTGAGAAGACCTATGGCAATTTTCAGCTTGAACTAGAATTCAAGCTTGAAAAAGGAGTAAACAGCGGTGTCTTTTTCCGCTGGGCAAACTTGAGTGATCCAGTGCAAACGGGGATAGAAATTCAGCTTCTAGATTCTTATGGGGTACAAAATCCAGGCAAGCATGACTGTGGGGCAATCTATGATTGTTTAGAACCAAAAAAGAACGCTTGCAAGCCAGCTGGGGAATGGAACAAGTTACTACTCACCTGCAAGAACAACATGATTCTCGTTGACCTAAATGGTGAGCGAATCATTGTCATGAACCTCGACAGGTGGACAACTTCGCATAAAAACCCCGATGGTACAAAGAACAAGTTCAATACCGCTTACAAAGATATGCCCCGTTCCGGACATATTGGTTTCCAGGACCATGGCGGTAAAATCTGGTTCAGAAATATACGCATCCGCGAGCTCTAG
- a CDS encoding glycosidase, whose product MPYLCQAVYNPGAVLVGNETVLLLRVEDLEGKSHLTVARSVDGITDWRIEPDPLLSPSQNASPYEEYGCEDPRITYLDDLGQYVIAYTAYSPFGAGVALATTKDFKSVERIGLALAPSNKDAAVFPRKINGKYWMLHRPEAGQIQHIWLTESTDLIHWGRPWCVLMERGGPMWDGSKVGTNTVPIETPEGWLVLYHGVKEFAAGPTYRMGMALLDLEDPRKMIARLPFWVLGPHEHYEVSGAVPNVVFACGHTQFGDEIRVYYGAADTCVCLATAHLSDLLELLRKYRI is encoded by the coding sequence ATGCCGTATCTTTGCCAGGCGGTTTACAACCCTGGGGCAGTTCTCGTCGGAAATGAAACAGTTTTGCTCCTAAGAGTAGAGGATTTGGAAGGTAAATCACACCTGACTGTAGCCAGAAGTGTTGATGGGATAACTGACTGGCGAATTGAGCCTGACCCACTGTTATCTCCTTCGCAAAATGCTTCTCCTTACGAGGAGTATGGCTGTGAGGATCCTCGAATAACCTATTTGGATGACCTAGGGCAGTATGTAATTGCCTATACTGCCTATTCTCCTTTTGGCGCAGGCGTAGCGCTTGCAACTACAAAGGATTTCAAAAGCGTTGAACGCATTGGTTTGGCGCTGGCACCGAGCAATAAAGATGCAGCGGTGTTTCCGCGAAAAATTAACGGCAAATATTGGATGCTCCACCGGCCAGAGGCAGGGCAAATACAACATATTTGGTTGACCGAATCGACTGACCTTATACATTGGGGCCGACCTTGGTGTGTTCTTATGGAACGCGGTGGGCCGATGTGGGATGGAAGTAAAGTTGGCACAAACACTGTGCCAATTGAGACACCTGAAGGTTGGCTCGTATTATACCATGGAGTAAAGGAGTTCGCCGCTGGACCAACCTATCGCATGGGAATGGCGTTACTTGATTTGGAAGACCCCAGAAAAATGATTGCAAGACTTCCTTTTTGGGTTCTTGGTCCCCACGAACACTATGAGGTAAGCGGTGCTGTGCCCAATGTGGTTTTTGCATGTGGACACACGCAGTTTGGCGATGAAATTCGCGTATATTATGGCGCTGCTGACACTTGCGTCTGCCTAGCAACTGCTCATCTTTCGGACTTGCTTGAGTTGCTTAGAAAATACAGAATTTGA
- a CDS encoding FAD:protein FMN transferase: MIPTSPVKLSIPAMGTRFELVLYGDNPLRLRSAAEEAITEIERLDQQLSFYRPDSDLSWINTHGAKGPVKVEPRMFRLLEQALEISHRTAYSFDITIAPLMRAWGFVGGKGRIPDSSDIEAARSATGIDHIHLDPKQFTITFDHPGVELDLGAIGKGYAIERAVEILRENGIQSALLHGGTSSISAIGTQPDGRKWKIAVNHPIIKNKPFDIFEIENSSLSVSAAHGKAFTDGTVEYCHVIDPRSGQPTREALIAAVAGPSSTICDALATALLVLGTPGLELLAAEFPDYSAKVLDNELKVFE; encoded by the coding sequence ATGATCCCAACATCGCCAGTTAAATTATCAATTCCTGCAATGGGGACACGCTTTGAGTTAGTCCTCTACGGCGATAATCCGTTACGGTTACGATCAGCAGCAGAGGAGGCCATTACCGAGATTGAAAGACTTGACCAGCAGTTGAGTTTCTACCGTCCGGATAGCGACCTGTCATGGATTAACACCCATGGAGCAAAAGGACCAGTCAAGGTAGAACCACGCATGTTTCGGTTGCTTGAGCAAGCGCTTGAAATCAGCCACCGCACAGCCTATTCGTTCGACATTACAATCGCACCGCTAATGAGAGCTTGGGGCTTCGTTGGCGGCAAAGGTAGAATACCTGATTCAAGTGATATTGAAGCCGCAAGGTCCGCCACAGGAATTGACCATATCCACCTAGACCCTAAGCAATTCACCATTACTTTTGATCATCCTGGAGTTGAACTTGACCTTGGAGCGATTGGTAAAGGTTACGCAATTGAACGAGCAGTTGAAATACTGCGAGAAAACGGCATTCAAAGCGCCCTTCTTCATGGCGGAACCAGTAGTATCTCTGCAATTGGCACCCAACCAGATGGAAGAAAGTGGAAAATAGCAGTAAATCATCCAATCATAAAAAATAAGCCATTTGATATATTTGAAATTGAAAACAGTTCGCTGTCTGTATCCGCAGCGCATGGAAAAGCCTTCACCGATGGGACAGTGGAATATTGTCATGTAATTGACCCTAGAAGTGGGCAGCCAACTCGCGAAGCATTAATCGCCGCAGTCGCAGGTCCATCATCAACAATTTGTGATGCTCTTGCAACCGCTTTACTTGTCCTGGGCACACCAGGCTTGGAACTACTTGCGGCTGAATTTCCCGACTACAGCGCAAAAGTTTTGGATAACGAACTCAAAGTTTTTGAATAA